The following proteins are co-located in the Cydia fagiglandana chromosome 2, ilCydFagi1.1, whole genome shotgun sequence genome:
- the LOC134679708 gene encoding uncharacterized protein LOC134679708 yields MYEKLTIKGELKYIPTQRKTLKEEAVPTIEHQFIPIPEHELQANTIHIEESFEPYPNQPKDEQQQQINAEQQELSEDQNDSNNLMDYEMIQQDFAEPLFSQYQDTNVTINPIENFKSKFRAFSLLPPFWLHAENPNGLEFMRMDPKTQKIKHHIRLNDDLTVTVIFPNNEQLPLKEKINSYNNTYDYLKSVERWPLCVGTQIDDNKFCKGVIIGDDTYERNQQYPRCKSCRILRNRLQNRNSTSTLLQKMAEAKRRASNLVHKCKRLKRTVSLMPATYVTINRCDKTVQSDCADKSNRVYDKSLR; encoded by the exons atgtacgaaaagttaactattaaaggagagctcaaatatattcctacacaaagaaaaacgcttaaggaagaagctgtgcccacgatcgagcatcagtttattcccattcccgaacatgaactccaagccaatactattcacatagaggaatctttcgaaccataccccaatcaacctaaggacgagcagcaacaacaaatcaatgccgagcaacaggaattatcagaagatcaaaatgattctaataatttaatggattatgaaatgatacaacaggactttgcggaaccattgtttagtcaatatcaggatactaatgtaacaattaatccaatagagaattttaaaagtaagtttcgggcattttcgttgttgccgcctttttggctacatgcagaaaatcctaatgggctggaatttatgcgaatggatccaaaaactcagaagattaaacatcatatacgtttaaacgatgatctaactgtcact gtaatttttcccaataatgaacaattgccactaaaggagaaaattaattcatataacaacacctacgattacttaaaatcggttgaaagatggcctttgtgcgttggtactcagattgacgacaataa attttgtaaaggtgtgattattggtgatgatacttacgaaagaaatcaacagtacccaagatgtaaatcttgtcgaatattacgaaatcgtttgcagaaccgtaattccacttcaactctattacaaaaaatggcagaagctaaacggcgcgcttcaaatcttgtacataaatgcaagcgtctgaagaggacggtaagtcttatgccggctacatacgtaacgataaatcgttgcgataaaactgtgcagtccgactgtgcagataaatcgaaccgtgtgtatgacaaatcgttacgataa